One part of the Streptomyces nigra genome encodes these proteins:
- a CDS encoding ABC transporter substrate-binding protein → MGRRSRGVEAAVAVMVLALGTACGSRLPESDFEHRDREGASRPADGTPIRVGIITSATSPVGGGAFTGPRDGARAWFDRLNARGGVDGRRVEVRLCDDGGSGVGNNECVHRLVDEDEVVALVATTALDYAGAPRVSRARVPDIGGQPIGAAYDTYPHLYGVYGSLAPRDGTTGWDGVQYGGTEVYRYFKREHGARTAAVVSYNQPASAAYARLVGRGLKAEGYKVVTEQVDFALPNFRAAAADLKEQGADLVFDAIDGHGNARLCEAMDDVGADVTAKVTNVQNWTSTVAEDYKDAPRCRNALWATGSSRNFEDTGHPAVREFRDATKKLPTRSQWQLEGWAAARWFTDAAKACAARGVTRACVDDHMNRSQGFTAGGLLLPVTFERLPEPPKTRRTCLSVARWEDGEGWVSQGDMNRTCFEVPQLPYRP, encoded by the coding sequence ATGGGTCGCCGATCCCGGGGTGTTGAGGCGGCGGTCGCCGTGATGGTGCTCGCCCTCGGGACCGCCTGCGGCAGCCGGCTGCCGGAGAGCGACTTCGAGCACCGCGACCGGGAGGGCGCGTCCCGGCCCGCCGACGGCACCCCGATCCGCGTCGGGATCATCACCAGCGCCACCAGCCCCGTCGGGGGCGGCGCCTTCACCGGCCCGCGCGACGGCGCCCGGGCCTGGTTCGACCGGCTCAACGCGCGCGGCGGCGTCGACGGCCGCCGCGTCGAGGTCCGGCTGTGCGACGACGGCGGCAGCGGCGTCGGCAACAACGAGTGCGTGCACCGCCTCGTCGACGAGGACGAGGTCGTCGCCCTGGTCGCCACCACGGCACTCGACTACGCGGGCGCACCGCGCGTCTCCCGCGCGCGTGTGCCCGACATCGGGGGCCAGCCCATCGGAGCCGCCTACGACACCTACCCGCATCTGTACGGCGTCTACGGCAGTCTCGCGCCCCGTGACGGCACCACCGGCTGGGACGGCGTCCAGTACGGCGGCACCGAGGTCTACCGCTACTTCAAGCGCGAGCACGGCGCCCGGACGGCCGCCGTCGTGTCGTACAACCAGCCCGCGTCCGCCGCCTACGCCCGGCTCGTGGGACGCGGCCTGAAGGCCGAGGGCTACAAGGTGGTCACCGAGCAGGTCGACTTCGCGCTGCCCAACTTCCGCGCGGCCGCGGCCGACCTGAAGGAGCAGGGGGCCGACCTTGTGTTCGACGCCATCGACGGGCACGGCAACGCCCGGCTGTGCGAGGCGATGGACGACGTCGGCGCCGACGTCACCGCCAAGGTCACCAACGTGCAGAACTGGACGTCCACCGTCGCCGAGGACTACAAGGACGCCCCGCGCTGCCGCAACGCGCTCTGGGCGACCGGCTCGTCCCGCAACTTCGAGGACACCGGCCACCCGGCCGTGCGCGAGTTCCGGGACGCGACGAAGAAGCTGCCGACGCGCTCCCAGTGGCAGCTGGAGGGCTGGGCGGCGGCCCGCTGGTTCACCGACGCGGCGAAGGCGTGCGCGGCGCGGGGCGTCACGCGCGCGTGCGTGGACGACCACATGAACCGCAGCCAGGGGTTCACCGCCGGCGGCCTGTTGCTGCCCGTCACGTTCGAGCGGCTGCCCGAGCCGCCGAAGACCCGCCGCACCTGTCTGTCGGTGGCCCGCTGGGAGGACGGCGAGGGCTGGGTGTCCCAGGGAGACATGAACCGCACGTGCTTCGAGGTGCCGCAGCTGCCGTACCGGCCCTGA
- a CDS encoding ABC transporter permease subunit, translating into MSGLTYDLTLAGLSVGAAAALTGIGLVVTYRATGVLNFAHGAIAMVCAYVLRQCVVEWGWPLWAGATVTLLVLAPGIGMVLERLVFRPPAMAGNDPARTLVASIGVFVLLVGGAALLWGRGAREDAPRLLPAEPWGQLGAALVLAAGVGAVVRWTRFGRELRAVVDDRELAVLTGVDADRVAAAGWAFGAFTAGLTGVLLAPAVRLDPYGLPLLVMEVVAVAVAARMRSLPVAVAVALLIGVAQSQLTRLHPSGWAAPLVQAVSTNLFVVALLVAALALPRVGTRDALPRPAAARRPVPVGVWIVAGVLFLLPLGLAGSDLHTSVQVPALAVVLLSLVVVTGRGGQISLGQAAYAGLGALFTALLAAGRFPGLPRLPELAALLVAVVLVAPLGLLTGWPAISRRGLALALVTFAVGVGVSRFVFAQPYAVSGLSLGRPAGFDDDRAYYVLELVLLTAALLATWLLRRGRTGRALAAMRDHPSGASAAGARVPSLKLLAFVTGAALAALGGGMLGMGLRAFDPGAYDPVRSLLWFAAVMVLGADSTLGALGAAALLVGLDAGTRGGLAAALIGVLAVLVGRLPGGLYETLRTVGRRRGGTARLTDVGTRTRDLLRRTPAPATAPPPTGLTPSRAVHAPPAVTARRERTRVEPSAPAVLEARGLRARYGGFVALDDVGLTVPPGSVTAVVGPNGAGKSTLFHCLAGTHHPARGRVLLGERDITRLPAHARTRLGVARTFQRLAVFPSLTVADNVRVGAEQGRVPDPAAVERALRLLGLDGPVRALPAAGLPTGTLRRVELARALAGGPRVLLLDEPAAGLDTAEVAALARILRALAADGTALLVVEHDLDLVSDLADTVHVMAAGRVVASGPPGRVLDAAEALEAPA; encoded by the coding sequence ATGTCCGGCCTGACCTACGACCTCACGCTGGCCGGGCTGTCCGTCGGCGCCGCCGCCGCGCTCACCGGCATCGGGCTGGTCGTCACCTATCGGGCGACCGGTGTCCTGAACTTCGCGCACGGCGCGATCGCCATGGTGTGCGCGTATGTGCTGCGACAGTGCGTGGTCGAGTGGGGCTGGCCGCTGTGGGCGGGCGCGACCGTCACGCTCCTGGTCCTCGCTCCCGGCATCGGGATGGTCCTGGAGCGGCTGGTCTTCCGGCCCCCGGCGATGGCCGGCAACGATCCCGCGCGGACGCTCGTCGCGTCCATCGGCGTGTTCGTGTTGCTCGTCGGCGGGGCGGCGCTGCTGTGGGGCCGGGGCGCGCGCGAGGACGCGCCCCGGCTGCTGCCGGCGGAGCCGTGGGGGCAGCTGGGGGCGGCGCTGGTGCTGGCGGCGGGCGTGGGCGCGGTCGTCCGCTGGACCCGGTTCGGCCGGGAGCTGCGGGCGGTGGTGGACGACCGGGAGCTGGCGGTCCTCACGGGCGTCGACGCGGACCGGGTGGCCGCGGCCGGATGGGCGTTCGGCGCGTTCACGGCCGGGCTGACCGGGGTGCTGCTCGCCCCTGCCGTGCGCCTCGACCCGTACGGACTGCCGCTGCTGGTCATGGAGGTGGTGGCGGTCGCGGTGGCCGCCCGGATGCGGAGCCTGCCGGTGGCGGTGGCGGTCGCGCTGCTCATCGGGGTGGCGCAGAGCCAGCTGACCCGGCTGCACCCGTCGGGCTGGGCCGCGCCGCTGGTCCAGGCGGTCTCCACGAACCTGTTCGTCGTCGCCCTGCTGGTCGCGGCCCTGGCGCTGCCCAGGGTGGGCACCCGCGACGCCCTCCCCCGCCCCGCGGCCGCGCGCCGGCCGGTCCCGGTGGGCGTCTGGATCGTGGCGGGGGTGCTGTTCCTGCTCCCGCTGGGCCTCGCCGGTTCCGACCTGCACACGTCGGTGCAGGTGCCGGCCCTGGCGGTCGTCCTGCTCTCCCTGGTCGTCGTCACGGGCCGCGGGGGCCAGATCTCGCTCGGGCAGGCCGCCTACGCGGGTCTGGGGGCCCTCTTCACGGCCCTGCTGGCGGCGGGCCGCTTCCCGGGCCTGCCCCGGCTGCCGGAACTCGCGGCACTGCTGGTGGCGGTGGTCCTGGTCGCCCCGCTGGGCCTCCTCACGGGCTGGCCGGCGATCAGCCGCCGGGGCCTGGCCCTGGCGCTGGTCACCTTCGCGGTGGGCGTGGGCGTCAGCCGCTTCGTGTTCGCACAGCCGTACGCCGTGTCCGGGCTCTCCCTGGGCCGCCCGGCGGGCTTCGACGACGACCGCGCCTACTACGTCCTCGAACTGGTGCTGCTGACCGCCGCCCTGCTGGCGACCTGGCTGCTGCGCCGGGGGCGCACCGGACGGGCGCTGGCCGCCATGCGGGACCACCCGTCCGGGGCGTCGGCGGCGGGCGCGCGGGTGCCGTCCCTGAAGCTCCTGGCGTTCGTCACGGGCGCGGCCCTGGCGGCCCTGGGCGGCGGCATGCTCGGCATGGGGCTGCGCGCCTTCGACCCGGGCGCCTACGACCCGGTGCGCAGCCTGCTGTGGTTCGCGGCGGTGATGGTGCTGGGCGCCGACAGCACCCTGGGCGCCCTCGGTGCGGCGGCCCTCCTGGTCGGCCTGGACGCGGGCACCCGGGGCGGCCTGGCGGCGGCCCTGATCGGCGTACTGGCGGTACTGGTGGGTCGCCTGCCCGGAGGCCTGTACGAGACGCTGCGCACGGTGGGACGACGGAGGGGCGGGACGGCCCGGCTGACGGACGTGGGCACCCGGACCCGGGACCTGCTGCGCCGGACACCGGCACCCGCGACGGCTCCCCCGCCGACCGGACTCACCCCTTCACGGGCCGTCCACGCGCCACCGGCGGTGACCGCACGACGTGAGCGCACGCGCGTAGAGCCGTCCGCCCCGGCCGTACTGGAAGCCCGCGGCCTCCGCGCCCGCTACGGCGGCTTCGTCGCCCTCGACGACGTCGGTCTCACCGTGCCGCCGGGCTCCGTCACCGCGGTCGTCGGACCCAACGGGGCGGGCAAGAGCACCCTCTTCCACTGCCTCGCCGGCACCCATCACCCCGCCCGTGGACGGGTCCTGCTCGGCGAGCGGGACATCACCCGGCTGCCCGCGCACGCCCGGACCCGGCTCGGGGTCGCCCGGACCTTCCAGCGGCTGGCCGTCTTCCCGTCCCTCACCGTGGCCGACAACGTCCGTGTCGGCGCCGAGCAGGGCCGGGTGCCGGACCCGGCGGCCGTCGAGCGGGCGCTGCGGCTGCTGGGCCTGGACGGCCCCGTCCGCGCGCTGCCCGCCGCAGGTCTCCCCACCGGCACGCTCCGGCGGGTGGAACTCGCCCGGGCGCTCGCGGGCGGCCCGCGCGTCCTCCTGCTCGACGAACCCGCCGCCGGACTCGACACGGCGGAGGTCGCCGCGCTCGCCCGGATCCTGCGGGCCCTCGCCGCCGACGGGACGGCCCTGCTCGTCGTGGAGCACGACCTCGACCTGGTCTCGGACCTCGCCGACACCGTGCACGTCATGGCGGCCGGCCGCGTCGTCGCCTCCGGCCCGCCGGGCCGGGTCCTGGACGCGGCGGAAGCCCTGGAGGCCCCCGCATGA
- a CDS encoding ATP-binding cassette domain-containing protein, producing the protein MTTVSLRHARVRYGPLEALHGATLAAAGPGVTVLLGRNGSGRTTVLRALAGVVPLAAGAVVWDGVDVTRTPAYERARRGMCLVPERRAVFGSLTVRENLELASPSPDPALEAYPALVPLLARRAGTLSGGEQRMLALSRALLSRARVVLVDEPTQGMSPAVAARTYELLAGLDACVVVAEQRLPPALRERAAVVHELRRGTVVFSGETSEYRRRSAARAGGSTPSA; encoded by the coding sequence ATGACGACCGTCTCCCTGCGGCACGCGCGCGTGCGCTACGGCCCGCTCGAGGCCCTGCACGGCGCGACGCTCGCCGCCGCCGGGCCGGGCGTCACCGTGCTGCTCGGCCGCAACGGCAGCGGCCGTACGACCGTGCTGCGCGCCCTGGCCGGGGTCGTGCCCCTCGCGGCGGGGGCGGTGGTGTGGGACGGCGTGGACGTGACCCGGACGCCCGCGTACGAACGGGCCCGCCGGGGCATGTGCCTGGTGCCGGAGCGCCGGGCGGTGTTCGGCTCGCTCACCGTGCGCGAGAACCTCGAACTCGCGTCGCCCTCCCCCGATCCGGCCCTGGAGGCCTATCCCGCGCTCGTCCCGCTCCTCGCGCGCCGCGCCGGCACGCTCTCCGGGGGTGAGCAGCGCATGCTGGCGCTGTCGCGCGCGCTGCTGTCCCGCGCGCGGGTGGTCCTCGTGGACGAGCCCACGCAGGGCATGTCTCCGGCGGTGGCCGCCCGGACGTACGAACTGCTGGCCGGCCTTGACGCGTGCGTGGTCGTCGCCGAGCAGCGACTGCCGCCCGCCCTGCGGGAGCGGGCGGCAGTCGTGCACGAACTGCGCCGTGGGACGGTCGTGTTCAGTGGTGAGACCAGTGAGTACCGGCGCCGTTCTGCGGCACGGGCAGGAGGGTCGACCCCCTCGGCATGA
- a CDS encoding transglycosylase family protein, with product MKNAPLTIALAAVLLTAVTPGTSQATYAPRGASAPHMSGPPPKPASLSCAKDQWPWGCVAQCESGGHWHINTGNGHYGGLQFSQSTWEAFGGLKFAPRADLASRHEQITIAVKVVAVQGWGAWPQCSRRYGLAGRMTLEKPAAKKPGKPAKTTEPAKPKTEKPTTEKPKNEKPAKNEKPAKAGKPAKGDAPTASKPKKPAKPAESATGTGKSPKTEQGVEPGKETGANQPAYPDRRLEDLLIPGALLLMPRGSTLLPVPQNGAGTHWSHH from the coding sequence ATGAAGAACGCACCGCTGACCATCGCCCTGGCCGCCGTCCTGCTGACCGCCGTCACCCCGGGGACGTCGCAGGCCACGTACGCCCCCCGGGGGGCCTCCGCACCACATATGTCCGGGCCGCCGCCCAAACCGGCGTCCCTGTCCTGTGCCAAGGACCAGTGGCCCTGGGGCTGTGTGGCCCAGTGCGAGAGCGGCGGCCACTGGCACATCAACACCGGCAACGGCCACTACGGCGGGCTGCAGTTCTCGCAGTCCACCTGGGAGGCCTTCGGCGGGCTGAAGTTCGCCCCGCGCGCGGATCTCGCCTCCCGCCACGAGCAGATCACCATCGCCGTCAAGGTGGTGGCGGTCCAGGGCTGGGGCGCCTGGCCGCAGTGCTCCCGGCGGTACGGGCTCGCCGGCCGGATGACGCTGGAGAAGCCCGCCGCCAAGAAGCCCGGGAAGCCGGCCAAGACCACCGAGCCGGCGAAGCCCAAGACCGAGAAGCCCACGACCGAGAAGCCGAAGAACGAGAAGCCGGCCAAGAACGAGAAGCCCGCGAAGGCCGGGAAGCCCGCCAAGGGTGACGCGCCGACAGCGAGCAAGCCGAAGAAGCCGGCCAAGCCCGCCGAGTCCGCGACCGGGACCGGCAAGTCCCCGAAGACCGAACAGGGAGTCGAGCCCGGCAAGGAGACCGGCGCGAACCAGCCCGCCTACCCCGACCGGAGGCTGGAGGACCTGCTGATCCCCGGCGCGCTGCTGCTCATGCCGAGGGGGTCGACCCTCCTGCCCGTGCCGCAGAACGGCGCCGGTACTCACTGGTCTCACCACTGA
- a CDS encoding transglycosylase family protein, with protein sequence MSECADTTHHDVRKAPKAPGGNRTRAKAVLAGAALLAPLGLLTATGDAAAADSGVWDRIAQCESGGNWHINTGNGYYGGLQFAASTWRAYGGTAYAPTADGASREQQIAVATKVQRAQGWQAWPTCSARAGANGSAPAASSPSVPAKKAAPPRKTAPSTPARTPDRTPGHTARDSSRGDYTVRAGDTLSGIAARHGTTWQRLYAANKAVIGGDPDLIVPGQRLEL encoded by the coding sequence ATGTCCGAATGTGCCGATACCACTCACCACGACGTCCGCAAGGCGCCGAAGGCTCCGGGCGGTAACCGGACCCGCGCGAAGGCGGTCCTCGCCGGAGCGGCCCTGCTCGCCCCGCTCGGACTGCTGACCGCCACCGGTGACGCCGCGGCGGCGGACAGCGGGGTGTGGGACCGCATCGCCCAGTGCGAGAGCGGCGGAAACTGGCACATCAACACCGGCAACGGCTACTACGGCGGACTCCAGTTCGCCGCCTCGACCTGGCGTGCCTACGGCGGCACCGCGTACGCGCCCACGGCGGACGGCGCCTCCAGGGAACAGCAGATAGCCGTCGCCACCAAGGTCCAGCGTGCCCAGGGCTGGCAGGCCTGGCCCACCTGTTCGGCCCGTGCCGGCGCCAACGGGAGCGCCCCGGCGGCCTCCTCCCCGTCCGTCCCGGCCAAGAAGGCGGCCCCGCCGAGGAAGACGGCGCCGTCGACTCCCGCGCGGACACCGGACCGTACGCCCGGGCACACCGCGCGCGACTCCTCGCGCGGCGACTACACCGTCCGCGCGGGCGACACGCTGAGCGGCATCGCCGCCCGGCACGGCACCACCTGGCAGCGGCTGTACGCCGCCAACAAGGCCGTCATCGGCGGCGACCCCGATCTGATCGTGCCGGGGCAGCGACTCGAACTCTGA
- the der gene encoding ribosome biogenesis GTPase Der yields the protein MNDHIHSEGSGEEHDHGALGDAEYAEFMELAAEEGFDLEDVEGAIEAAGHGPLPVLAVVGRPNVGKSTLVNRIIGRREAVVEDKPGVTRDRVTYEAEWAGRRFKVVDTGGWEQDVLGIDASVAAQAEYAIEAADAVVFVVDAKVGATDTDEAVVRLLRKAGKPVVLAANKVDGPSGEADAAYLWALGLGEPHPVSALHGRGTGDMLDAVLEVLPTAPAQTFGGTSAGGPRRIALIGRPNVGKSSLLNKVGGEERVVVNELAGTTRDPVDELIELGGVTWKFVDTAGIRKRVHLQQGADYYASLRTAAAVEKAEVAVILIDASESISVQDQRIVTMAVEAGRAMVIAYNKWDNLDEERRYYLEREIETEFGQVSWAPRVNVSARTGRHMEKLVPAIETALAGWETRVPTGRLNAFLGELVAAHPHPIRGGKQPRILFGTQAGTKPPRFVLFASGFIEAGYRRFIERRLREEFGFEGTPIHISVRVREKRGKKK from the coding sequence ATGAACGACCACATCCACTCCGAGGGCTCGGGCGAGGAGCACGACCACGGAGCGCTTGGCGACGCCGAGTACGCGGAGTTCATGGAGCTCGCCGCGGAAGAGGGCTTCGACCTCGAGGACGTCGAGGGGGCGATCGAGGCGGCCGGGCACGGCCCGCTGCCCGTCCTCGCCGTCGTCGGCCGGCCCAATGTCGGCAAGTCGACCCTCGTCAACCGGATCATCGGCCGCCGCGAGGCCGTCGTCGAGGACAAGCCCGGCGTCACCCGCGACCGCGTCACCTACGAGGCCGAGTGGGCGGGCCGCCGCTTCAAGGTCGTCGACACCGGCGGCTGGGAGCAGGACGTCCTCGGCATCGACGCCTCCGTGGCCGCCCAGGCCGAGTACGCGATCGAGGCCGCCGACGCCGTCGTGTTCGTCGTGGACGCCAAGGTCGGCGCCACCGACACCGACGAGGCCGTCGTACGGCTGCTGCGCAAGGCCGGCAAGCCCGTCGTGCTGGCCGCCAACAAGGTGGACGGCCCCAGCGGCGAGGCCGACGCGGCCTACCTGTGGGCCCTCGGGCTCGGCGAGCCGCACCCGGTCTCCGCGCTGCACGGCCGCGGAACCGGCGACATGCTGGACGCCGTCCTGGAGGTGCTGCCCACCGCGCCCGCGCAGACCTTCGGCGGTACGTCCGCCGGCGGGCCGCGCCGCATCGCCCTCATCGGCCGCCCCAACGTCGGCAAGTCCTCCCTGCTGAACAAGGTGGGGGGCGAGGAGCGCGTCGTCGTCAACGAGCTGGCCGGCACCACCCGCGACCCGGTCGACGAGCTCATCGAACTGGGCGGTGTCACCTGGAAGTTCGTCGACACCGCGGGCATCCGCAAGCGGGTCCATCTGCAGCAGGGCGCCGACTACTACGCCTCGCTGCGCACCGCGGCCGCCGTGGAGAAGGCCGAGGTGGCCGTCATCCTGATCGACGCCTCGGAGTCCATCTCGGTCCAGGACCAGCGCATCGTGACGATGGCCGTCGAGGCCGGCCGCGCCATGGTCATCGCCTACAACAAGTGGGACAACCTCGACGAGGAGCGCCGCTACTACCTGGAGCGGGAGATCGAGACCGAGTTCGGCCAGGTCTCCTGGGCGCCCCGGGTCAATGTGTCGGCCCGCACCGGACGCCACATGGAGAAGCTGGTCCCGGCGATCGAGACGGCGCTCGCCGGCTGGGAGACCCGCGTCCCCACCGGCCGGCTGAACGCCTTCCTCGGCGAGCTGGTCGCCGCCCACCCGCACCCGATCCGCGGCGGCAAGCAGCCCCGCATCCTCTTCGGCACCCAGGCCGGCACCAAGCCGCCGCGGTTCGTGCTGTTCGCCTCCGGGTTCATCGAGGCGGGCTACCGCCGCTTCATCGAGCGCCGGCTGCGCGAGGAGTTCGGCTTCGAGGGCACGCCGATCCACATCTCCGTGCGCGTACGCGAGAAGCGCGGCAAGAAGAAGTGA
- a CDS encoding lysophospholipid acyltransferase family protein has protein sequence MYGLWRPRVLGAWKVPATGPLILAVNHSHNIDGPMVMGVAPRPVHFLIKKEAFVGPLDPFLTGIGQLKVDRHTTDRTAITRALDVLGQGGVLGIFPEGTRGEGDFASLRAGLAYFAVRGGAPIVPVAVLGSSERRGRLIKALPPLRHRVDVVFGEPFDAGDGSGRRTRRALDEATERIQKELTAHLENARRLTGR, from the coding sequence ATGTACGGGCTGTGGCGGCCGCGCGTCCTGGGCGCCTGGAAGGTGCCCGCCACCGGGCCGCTGATCCTCGCGGTCAACCACAGCCACAACATCGACGGCCCCATGGTGATGGGCGTGGCCCCCCGGCCCGTGCACTTCCTGATCAAGAAGGAAGCCTTCGTCGGCCCGCTCGACCCCTTCCTGACCGGCATCGGCCAGCTGAAGGTGGACCGGCACACCACCGACCGCACCGCCATCACCCGGGCGCTCGACGTGCTGGGCCAGGGCGGCGTCCTCGGCATATTCCCCGAGGGCACCCGGGGCGAGGGCGACTTCGCGTCGCTGCGCGCCGGACTCGCGTACTTCGCCGTGCGCGGCGGCGCCCCGATCGTCCCGGTCGCGGTGCTGGGAAGTTCTGAGCGGCGCGGACGGTTGATCAAGGCACTGCCCCCGCTGCGGCACCGTGTGGACGTCGTCTTCGGCGAACCGTTCGACGCGGGCGACGGCAGCGGCCGGCGCACCCGTCGCGCGCTCGACGAGGCGACGGAGCGCATCCAGAAGGAGCTCACCGCACACCTGGAAAACGCCAGGCGACTGACCGGTCGCTAG
- the cmk gene encoding (d)CMP kinase: MENGAAKPVIVAIDGPSGTGKSSTSKAVAAQLGLSYLDTGAQYRAITWWMVTNGIDIEDPSAIAAVAGKPEIVSGTDPSGPTITVDGVDVAAPIRTQEVTSQVSAVSAVPEVRARITELQRSIATSAERGIVVEGRDIGTTVLPDADLKIFLTASPEARAARRSGELKGADVHSTREALLKRDAADSSRKTSPLAKADDAVEVDTTELTLQQVIECVVTLVEEKRAAK, encoded by the coding sequence GTGGAAAACGGTGCCGCCAAGCCCGTGATTGTCGCCATCGACGGCCCCTCCGGCACGGGCAAGTCGAGCACCTCGAAGGCCGTCGCCGCGCAGCTCGGACTGAGCTACCTGGACACCGGCGCCCAGTACCGGGCGATCACCTGGTGGATGGTGACCAACGGCATCGACATAGAGGACCCGTCCGCGATCGCCGCCGTGGCCGGCAAGCCCGAGATCGTCTCCGGCACCGACCCGTCCGGCCCGACGATCACCGTCGACGGCGTCGACGTGGCCGCCCCGATCCGCACCCAGGAGGTCACCTCCCAGGTCAGCGCGGTCAGCGCGGTCCCCGAGGTGCGCGCCCGGATCACCGAGTTGCAGCGCTCGATCGCGACCTCCGCCGAGCGCGGCATCGTCGTCGAGGGCCGTGACATCGGCACCACCGTGCTGCCCGACGCCGACCTCAAGATCTTCCTCACCGCCTCCCCGGAGGCCCGCGCCGCCCGCCGCAGCGGTGAGCTCAAGGGCGCCGACGTGCACTCCACCCGCGAGGCCCTGCTGAAGCGGGACGCGGCCGACTCCAGTCGCAAGACCTCCCCGCTCGCCAAGGCGGACGACGCGGTCGAGGTGGACACCACCGAGCTCACCCTCCAGCAGGTCATCGAGTGCGTCGTCACGCTCGTCGAGGAGAAGCGGGCCGCCAAGTGA
- a CDS encoding prephenate dehydrogenase — protein sequence MRTALVIGTGLIGTSAALALSQRGVAVHLTDRDPEQARTAAALGAGTDGTPDGPVDLAIVAAPPAHVAGVLADAMRRGVARGYVDVASVKGGPRRDLEALGLDLSAYIGTHPMSGREKSGPLAATGDLFEGRPWVLTPTRDTDTEVLNLALELVSHCRAVPVVMDADAHDRAVALVSHMPHLMSSMVAARLEGAEEAAVRLCGQGVRDVTRIAASDPRMWIDILSANPGPVADLLTDVAADLEETVRALRALQSSDEDKRLQGVSGIEDVLRRGNAGQVRVPGKHGTAPRVYDVVAVLIDDQPGQLARIFADADRAGVNIEDVRIEHATGQQAGLVQLMVEPKAAPVLTAALRERGWAIRQ from the coding sequence GTGAGAACCGCACTCGTCATCGGCACCGGACTCATCGGCACCTCCGCCGCCCTCGCCCTGTCCCAGCGGGGCGTCGCCGTCCACCTCACCGACCGCGACCCCGAGCAGGCCCGTACGGCCGCCGCGCTCGGCGCCGGCACCGACGGGACGCCCGACGGCCCCGTCGACCTCGCGATCGTCGCCGCGCCGCCCGCCCATGTCGCCGGGGTCCTCGCCGACGCGATGCGCCGGGGTGTGGCCCGGGGGTACGTCGACGTCGCCAGCGTCAAGGGCGGACCCCGCCGCGACCTGGAGGCGCTGGGCCTCGACCTGTCCGCCTACATCGGCACCCACCCGATGTCCGGCCGTGAGAAGTCCGGCCCGCTGGCCGCCACCGGCGACCTCTTCGAGGGCCGCCCCTGGGTGCTCACCCCGACCCGCGACACCGACACCGAGGTGCTGAACCTCGCACTCGAACTGGTCTCGCACTGCCGCGCCGTCCCGGTCGTCATGGACGCCGACGCCCACGACCGCGCCGTCGCGCTGGTCTCCCACATGCCGCACCTGATGTCCAGCATGGTCGCCGCCCGCCTGGAGGGCGCCGAGGAGGCGGCCGTACGGCTGTGCGGCCAGGGCGTACGGGACGTGACCAGGATCGCGGCCTCCGACCCCCGGATGTGGATCGACATCCTCTCCGCCAACCCGGGACCGGTCGCCGACCTGCTCACGGACGTCGCCGCCGACCTGGAGGAGACCGTCCGGGCGCTGCGGGCTCTGCAGTCCTCCGACGAGGACAAGCGGCTCCAGGGCGTCTCCGGCATCGAGGACGTGCTGCGCCGCGGGAACGCCGGCCAGGTGCGGGTCCCCGGCAAGCACGGCACCGCCCCGCGGGTCTACGACGTCGTGGCCGTGCTCATCGACGACCAGCCCGGACAGCTCGCGCGGATCTTCGCGGACGCCGACCGCGCCGGCGTCAACATCGAGGACGTCCGCATCGAGCACGCCACCGGGCAGCAGGCCGGTCTGGTCCAGCTCATGGTGGAGCCCAAGGCGGCCCCGGTGCTCACGGCGGCCCTGCGGGAGCGGGGCTGGGCGATCCGGCAGTAG
- the aroH gene encoding chorismate mutase — translation MAVRAVRGAVQLERDEPGHMDERVGALLTAILERNDLTADDLISVWFTATPDLHSDFPAAAARKLGIVDVPLICAQELDIEGAMPRVVRVLAHIESDRPRADIAHVYLGAAAALRKDIAQ, via the coding sequence GTGGCGGTACGAGCGGTCCGGGGGGCCGTCCAGCTGGAGCGGGACGAGCCCGGCCACATGGACGAGCGGGTCGGAGCCCTGCTCACCGCCATCCTCGAGCGCAACGACCTCACCGCCGACGACCTGATCAGCGTCTGGTTCACGGCCACACCCGATCTGCACAGCGACTTCCCCGCGGCCGCCGCCCGCAAGCTCGGCATCGTGGACGTCCCGCTGATCTGCGCCCAGGAACTCGACATCGAGGGCGCCATGCCCCGGGTCGTCCGGGTCCTCGCGCACATCGAGTCCGACCGGCCCCGCGCCGACATCGCGCACGTCTACCTCGGTGCCGCGGCCGCCCTGCGCAAGGACATCGCCCAGTGA